The window TGCTATCTCGCCCGGTGTCGTCACTCCGACCACCCACCGACCGACGGCGAACTCCACGCCTGCGAACCCTTCCTCACCGCCGACGTCCGCATGATAAACCCCGAACTCATCGTCCCCGTCGGCGAACGCGCGCTCGACGAAATCGCCCGCGAATACACCACTACGCCCGCCGGCGAGCTCGGCATTGACGACCACCACGCCACCAGCGTCCGCGGCCGCGGGTTCGAACTCCTCCCCATGAAACACCCCGGTCGCATGACCGACGCCGAGAAAGAACAGTTCATCACCTACTTCCTCGACCTCCTCCAGACGGACTACCGCCAAACCAAGGGCCGACGCGGCCGATAACGTCGGAATCTGCGTTAGTCACGATCCGCTACCGCGCGGGTCGAGCGCCGACTACCGCGGCGCTTCGCGCCGCGACTGGAGGTGCGGCGGCTTTCTATCGTCAGAACCACAGCGTTCTGGCTGCACAGCGAGACCAGCTGGTTCTCGCGACTGGTGGAGGTTTTTGCCAGCGAAATCGCTTCACGATTCCGCGTGGTCCGAAAGACGGTTCGCGTCTTTCGACATCCCGCGAGACGCAGCACGTCTCGCTTACGACGGCAAAAAAGTCCAGCGGTGCGGCTGGGACTCGAACTCGGACGAGACGCCCGCTCACTGCGTTCGCCTGACTGGCTCGAAACCCAGTCTCCGTCGCTGTTCGCGAAGAATGCGGTGAGGCTGGGATTCGAACCCAGGAGGCTTGCGCCACCGGTTTTCAAGACCGGCGCAATAGGCCGCTCTGCCACCTCACCATACGAGTGTCGTCCGATTCGACGGCGTTCGACACGCACGCCAACCGTGACGGGCGTTCTGGGGCGACGTAGACCGCTTGCATCAGTCAACCACGATGCAAATGGCACTCGACCATACGAGTCAACGTGAACGGTCGTGCATCGCCTATCAACCACTCGAACACCATCACCAATATGTCTGACGAACCCACCGACACGGACGTCGAAATCCTCGAGGGTGCATCAGTCGTCCCCAGACCCACGCAGGAACATCTCTCCGACCAGCAGTACGTCGACTATCGCGGCCATCGACGCGAGTTCATCCGCTGGCTCGCAAACCTCGGCAAAGACGAAGCCCGAGCAGAAGGGTACTCCGAAGACGTCGTCAAACGCCGTGCAGGTGACTGTGACCGCTTCTACCGATGGGCATGGGAGAACGAAACCGATGGCTATACGACGAACGTGACGACCGACCATGCCGACGCCTACTGTCGAGAACTGGCGATGAGCGACCGCAGTTCGTCGGACAAAAACAACATCCAGTTATCTCTGAAGTCGTTGTTCGACTGGCAGGATGTCGACTGGACGCCCGATATTTCCTTCCACGGCGACGACGGCACCTCCCAACCCCGCGACTACCTGACGCGAGCGGAACGTCAGCAAGTCCGTGAAGCCGTCCTCGAATGGGATTCAACCCCCGCGTATGCAGCGATGTCCCCACAGCAGCGACACCGCTGGAAGGGGTATATTGCTACCCGTCTCGGGAAGTCGACTGGCGACGTCTCGCCCGAGGATTTCGACGCCGTCAACGGCTTCAAGTACACCTCTCTGTTGTGGACGACGCTCGACGCGGGCCTGCGGCCTGTTGAAGTGAAACGGGCGAAGACCTACTGGGTCGATCTCGACAACGCCGTCCTTCGGATTCCACGGGAGGAATCGTCGAAGAACGACGGCAACTGGGTTGTGAGTCTCCGCGAACGGACGGCGGAGATGCTCGACCACTGGCTCGATGAACGGGAACTGTATCCGAAATACGACGACAGTGACCGTCTCTGGCTGACGGAGAACAGCAATCCGTACACGCCGTCGTCACTCCGCTATGTGATGAACAAGGTCGTCGATCTGGCGGACATCGACGAGCGGGGACGGAGTTTGTCGTGGTATGCGATTCGTCATTCGGTGGGGACGTATCTTGCTCGTGAAGAAGGGTTGGCGGCAGCCCAGAGTCAACTCCGACATACGTCGATTGACACGACCGCAAAGTACGACCAGGCCCCTATCGAAGACCGACGGGACGCCCTCGACGACATGGGTTAACACGGTCGACGCCGTCCACGACCGTCTATATTTCTTCGAGACGGATAGCCGACGTCCACCCCGCTTATCAGTCGAAAACCTGATATGTTATGCGTATGTAACAGGCATTGTATGTCGTCTGCTCTCGATCTCCTTCACGACCGTCGTCCCTTCACGAAAGACGAACTCCATCGCAAGTCGACTGTCGACGCTCTCTACCGCGCCCCTGTTGAATGTAATGCCAGCCAAACCCTGTATAATATTCATCGGATCGCCCAACAGTGTACGCATCGAAATATCAAGCACGGAGAGATAGCTGCCGCCCTCGATTACCACGGTATCGAAGACATCCACGAATCAGAACAAAGCCAAGCCTTCCGTAACGAACTCCATCGTCGTGACGACGATGCAGAGCCCGATACGGGTCGGGTCGTCACCGACGAAGAAGAAACGGACATGAATCCCGAAACTTGGGTTTGATGCTACCGTCGTATAATTGATATACCCGTGGCTCTCTAACCGCTAATTCGGTGTAATGCGTCCGAGGGGTCGCATCGTCGTCTTCGTAACCGCTCCTCTCCGCACCGCCCGTCGGGTTACGAAGCCTCCTCCGCGACCACCTCGGCCACGTTCCGCCGAAGGCGGGAATGGGGATGGAATGGATTCTTTCTCTCCCCTTCTTCGATGTACGTCCCATCACACTCCGTTTCCCTGAAGCGGACTTCCGTCGCTACGTACGTCCCGCCGTCGGTGGGGAAGTCCTTCCTGGCATCCCTCTCGTCCGCGGTGATTCAATGTGAGGACAAACAACTCCCTTTAATGGATACGGGGATGGATACCTCCCATCCGCCTTCCGCCTTCCGCCTGTCCACGGAACGCCGGGTTACTTCCCGACGTATGGGTTCACTCCCAGTGTCAAGGCCGACCAAACTTAAGCGCGGTTCACTGGTATCACAGCCAGTGACGCACCACGCGATATAATCACCGCGTGGCCCACCATCGGCCCCTGCACCGTGAGATTCGACAGCGGCGGGCTTCCGTTCTGGATAGGGGTACGTCCTTCAGGCTGAAAAAACCATTGATTCGTAACGTCGGTGTACGTTCTATGTAGCAGTCAAGTAGATTCTGTAGTGGTTATCAGGGCCTTCTCAAAATCTTTTGAGCGGCGATTGACGCCGTGTCAATAGCAAGACGATGGAAACCATATCCATCATCATTCTGTCGCCATTTACCCTGCGTATGGCGTTCTTCGTCATCGTATCACAGACCCATCAATTCAGATTATCGAGGCTGCTACCATCATCGCCGACATCCGACTGGCCGCTTGTCATCCCCGTCTGACTGTCGACGATTTCGATGTCATCCGTATCCACGAACATCGACACACGGAGTTTCGTATGCGGCACCATATCCGTGCCAGACTGATGTTGGAGGCTTTCGATCTCGTAGGAGAGTGTCGGTGGCTCCTCGTACGTTTCGTCGTGAACGGTTGGTTTTGCCCGTAGTTCGCCGAATGGGTACAGCGACGGTTCCAGGCTGGTTGCTATCATCCCGCCCCCTGCTTCGTCCAACCGCGATTTCAGCATCGTTTTCACGGTGTTACGGGCTTCACCGAGGTTCGATGCCGCGATGTCCACTGACGTCGTGACAGGCCCGCCGAGACGGTCTTCCAGTGGTTCGTATTTCGCTGTTGCGACAGGATACTGGCTTGTCGACACAGGCACCTCGAAATCAGTCATCGGCACGTCCGTGCCAGTCCGCCCCACCCCGTGTAGACGAGTGAAGGGACGCATCTGCCAGAGGGCGTTATTTTGGAGGACGTCGATGCTGCCGCCGAGAGCCGTCTGCCTGAAAGTGGGCTGTGGGAAGTTGTCAGCGACCACCAACACCAGACCGCCATCGGATTTTGGTTCGAACCAGAGGCGGAGGTTGGTATGGTAGCGGAACCAGTCGAGGACGTCCGCGAGCGTGTCGCGGTTTGCCGTGAAGCGTTTCCCTGTGACGAAGTTAATTCCGCCACCGCCGCCAAGGATGTACAAGAAGTCGTCGATGGAATAACTGACGTCGTCGAAGTAAATCGGAGCGTACGAGTGTACGGTGTCGGCGGTGGCGACCGAGACGTCGTCAAAGACGGGCTGGCCGTCCTCCAAGGTATCGACGATATACGTCAGGACGTCAACAGCGGATGCCGTCCCTCCGAACTTCTTCGACGCGGGAATCTCACTCAGGAAGTCCGCAACCGACCCGACCTGTAACTGGAGTTTGTTCGGTTCGCCCGTCCCGCCGATACCCTTCACGTAGCCACGGTGGGCGGTCGTGAAGGTGCCGTCGTTGTCGTGGCGGTACTGGACGTCGACAGGCGTTCCAAGTAATCCCTCTGAGTTGGGTGTGAAGCCGATAACTTGGTTCCAGTTATGGCCGAGCCCCGTGGCGATATACTGGACTGTTGTGAGGCGATTCACGTCCATCACGCCTTGTTTGCGAACGTGGGTTGTGACGCCGTTGTCGACGACAGGCAGTCGTTCGTCGCCGACGATTATCCGCTCCGCTGTCGGTGATTCAGGTTCGTAGACGTAGTCGTCGTCGGTTCCGCCACCTGTCGTCGTGTCAGCGGCGCTCATTTGCCAGCACCCCCGTCGTCGGTTTGGACGTCGATTTTCTCGTTAGCGGTCGTCACGAGGTGCGTGCGGTCGTCGTTCGAGTCGATACTCGGGTCGTAGTCGTCGAAATGAGAATCTTCCATAGAAACGATAGAACAGTGGCGGGCGTCGGTTCAGGGGTTACGCCAGCAGAAGTTTCCTATCGTCATTGCACTCGTCGTCGTCCGAAAACGGGTTCTCGAAGTCAGTCTTGGAGGGGTCGTCGTCGGTCATAGTCGAATCGGCGAGTTAGCCGTTTGTGGTGTCGTCGCGGAGGATGGGATACCCGTCGACGGTCGTGCGGTCGCCGTCGTCGTGGAGACGGGCGTGTTCCCGTGGGGTGAGGGCGTCGAGCCAGCGAGGCGCATCCGCGTACTTGTCGAGTTCGTGATGGGTTTGGTGGTTGTCGTCGAATAGGTCGTCGCCGATCTCCGCGTACAGTGTGAGGCGATGGACGTGGGCGATGTCGGTGCCGTCGCTGACGTACGCGTAGCCGTCGCGGTCACGCCAGTACGATACCGATGTCGACGCCGTCTCGGCAGATGTTTCAAAATCGTTATCCGTCTCAAGTCCGTTAGATGAGATGGATTCGGCAGAACTCATTTTTCGCAGTGAGGGGCCGGTCGAACGTCGAGACTACCGTGAATACGCCGTCAGTAGATAGTCGAGCGGCAGTGTGCCGACGACGGAGGGATGGGTGTCGTGGAGTGGTGTCGGCTGTTATGCCGTCTCTGCGTTGTTAGAGACGTGGTCGTCGCACAGGCGGTCGATGACGACGCCGTACGGTACTTCGTCCGTGCCGAACATCCGTTCACGGACGTCGTCGAGTCGTTCCTTCTCCGTATCGTGGAGTGAAATGGTGGTGTCTCGAATCATGGGTGCTGGCAGCGAAGGGGTGAGAGGCGGACGCCCACTGAAGGACGGATGACCGTCCGCCTCTATGGCCCCCATATTAATGTTATACTCAGGTTGAGGATTCTGGCAGTAGCGGCCGTGACGCGGAGACAGGTATAAAGACACGACCGTCGTGGAACCCGTACGATACGAACCCGCTATTAATTAACATCAGTTATCACGCGCGCCCGACGTATGGCCGATGATAATGGGGTTGTGAAGTGGGTCGGTTTCGGCGTGCAGGCGGCGTCTCTGAAGGG is drawn from Salarchaeum sp. JOR-1 and contains these coding sequences:
- a CDS encoding site-specific integrase; the encoded protein is MSDEPTDTDVEILEGASVVPRPTQEHLSDQQYVDYRGHRREFIRWLANLGKDEARAEGYSEDVVKRRAGDCDRFYRWAWENETDGYTTNVTTDHADAYCRELAMSDRSSSDKNNIQLSLKSLFDWQDVDWTPDISFHGDDGTSQPRDYLTRAERQQVREAVLEWDSTPAYAAMSPQQRHRWKGYIATRLGKSTGDVSPEDFDAVNGFKYTSLLWTTLDAGLRPVEVKRAKTYWVDLDNAVLRIPREESSKNDGNWVVSLRERTAEMLDHWLDERELYPKYDDSDRLWLTENSNPYTPSSLRYVMNKVVDLADIDERGRSLSWYAIRHSVGTYLAREEGLAAAQSQLRHTSIDTTAKYDQAPIEDRRDALDDMG
- a CDS encoding uracil-DNA glycosylase family protein, yielding MDARQETQRNPYGMDEECTNCARADGRDRVVHGYGDVSADFVFVGHSPSEAAEAAGVPFVGDDAGERFQDVLGNLGLNNSLPTSTEPELDNAYLCYLARCRHSDHPPTDGELHACEPFLTADVRMINPELIVPVGERALDEIAREYTTTPAGELGIDDHHATSVRGRGFELLPMKHPGRMTDAEKEQFITYFLDLLQTDYRQTKGRRGR